ATAGCGAATCCAGTGTTGCGCGTAAAATAAAGTTATGCTCGGCCAGACGCTGACGAGCACGCTGAGGATCAAGGCCGCTGCGTGCGCAGACAATCGCTGTTTTAACCTCGCCATTGGCCTGCGCCAGCAGCACCTCGGCAGCGCTCCGCTCCAGCCCGGTCGCGAGCTGAACGATGCGCAGCGCGCGCTGCTGCAGCTTGTAGTTTGTCGCCTGGACATCGACCATCAAGTTGCCGTAGGTTTTCCCCAACAGGATCATGGTCCCCGTGCTGAGCATGTTGAGCACCATTTTTTGTGCAGTGCCGGCCTTCATCCGCGTGGACCCGGTAATGACCTCGGGCCCAACCACGGGCGCGATCATAATTTCTACAATAGCCTCAAGGGGAGTCGGACGATTGCAGGCCAGGCCGATGGTCAAGGTCCCCCGCTCACGAGCATAACTGGCGGCTCCCAGTGCGTAAGGCGTGCGTCCGCTGGCGGTGATGGCGACCAGGAC
The Thermogemmatispora onikobensis DNA segment above includes these coding regions:
- the murQ gene encoding N-acetylmuramic acid 6-phosphate etherase: MSASLQPDHPAEPALSALVTEQDNPASRDIDRKSALEIVQIINAEDARVAEAVRQELPQIARAIEAIADRLRRGGRLVYMGAGTSGRLGALDASECPPTFNVSPELVIGWVAGGPAALSQANEDVEDSAEAGREDAARLQVGAADVLVAITASGRTPYALGAASYARERGTLTIGLACNRPTPLEAIVEIMIAPVVGPEVITGSTRMKAGTAQKMVLNMLSTGTMILLGKTYGNLMVDVQATNYKLQQRALRIVQLATGLERSAAEVLLAQANGEVKTAIVCARSGLDPQRARQRLAEHNFILRATLDSL